A genomic segment from Variovorax paradoxus B4 encodes:
- a CDS encoding Hpt domain-containing protein: MSTQTPATAPLAGNVPATEDLGPLAWVLGEIQKSLDSVGKSLRRFVRDVGNASELESGPLQMARQQLHQSVGALQMVGNNAPALVLGAIEFAVQGFIAEPQRCTDSAVQKIERAGFAVTDFLNALLAGKAVSSVALFPQYRDVLELVGNERVHPADLWSIAWRWVEVRPALTQAAVSYDPAVRSRLDREVLQLVKTGDPQAARRLQALCLGLGRGALLPRVASFWTLAAGFFEALALSLIPADSYVKRAASRVLLQYATLARGDSVVSDRLGQDLLFFCAQAVPGAQDEAATLRTVRTAWGVAGEQQVDYTVEQFGRYDPLVLAQARKRIETAKEMWSALSGGDITRTRQVADTFAQLGESLQKLHPPILPMVDALTHAVEASVRSSQPPDTELAMEVATSVLYLEAALEDLDPSDPQLTSRTLQLAGRIERVREGGHSEPLEPWMEDLYRRVSDRQTMGTVVDELRSHLSELEKSLDQYFRRPAEKGLLRTVPSQLLQMRGVFSVLGLDQAAGTVQRMRDDVEQMLVGNASPVEEMQSFDALGNNLGALGFLIDMLGYQPALAKRLFVFDADAGELKPLMGRQADTGAAETAAPGAAPAGAEAVLSIEEVDAQIASKLAALATPNRKAKVSPIEEFSRKADSWTHKIAGPAALPDTEVTELEEDDLQNIFLDEAREVVQNGLAAIDELGGHPDDTEELTILRRAFHTLKGSSRMVGLTDFGDAAWSFEQVLNTWLADQRAATPDLLTGTRKALEEFSQWVEAIASGAQHGWQSAHFSRVANALLAGEPVPTAPAWVADADALAVAARHIAAEPPPAAPAPMPEPAQLPEFAQLPELPELPELPELPELPDLSLSPAAPVETAPAAEPELPPLTPPAAAKPDADDDFASTDFLDFESRPAPATEPLETLAESGDFDFLAPAKVQPPVQSIARFTAEPAGEPTPEPAAPESPALEGLPDLDWTTEVVPASADEPAAPAEEPAPVPPEESAAVPAEEPVAAPALLLEPEEQPAVAAADEAPAAVAEPASAVAEEIAPPPEAEETAEAAAASGAEDQVKVIGPLRIGIALYNVYLNEADEWSRQLATEVGEWALESHERLSDSTVALAHSLAGSSATVGFHSLSGMARLLEAALQHLQMQGSGSREQGVVLVAAADELRRLLHQFAVGFLREPSEGTLQALRDIAAAPMPAEAAARVEARPLQHLVAQGDVADVALDDSEDAIDMADAVDVDLFPIFEEEAAELLPQLGQALRQWAHHPDDSAPRASVLRTLHTLKGSARLAGAMRLGERAHRMESEIEVLGTQGGADRAEIEKLLTRLDALQATFDALRAADDATQAEVAQLVAAASVTSPGVQLVQVPAESGVSANDETLAAGEESASPAAETAAVPSLLPRPAPALLAPLRAVSSQAVRIRTQLLDRLVAQTGEVIITRSRLEAELGQLRGSLSDLTGNLDRLRQQLRDIEVQAESQMQSRLAQAKDSQQSFDPLEFDRFTRVQELTRMMAESVNDVATVQRTLQKTVQATEDDLSVQARQTRELQRGLLRTRMVEFEGISDRLYRVVRQASKDTGKQVRLDIVGGSIEMDRGVLDRMTPAFEHLLRNCVAHGIEDPAAREKAGKDANGLIVIDLHQEGNDVSVSFRDDGAGLDLGRIAERARTLGLLAPGQELSPEEATELIFKPGFSTAGQVSELAGRGIGMDVVRAQIAALGGRIETHSVSGQGTTFKLVLPLTTAVTHVVMLRAGEVSIGVPSNLVELVQRVSSTELEAAYLHNTHPFGSEQVPFYWAGALLQASARSEHPTSRNNTVVIVRSAAQRVGLHVDEVLGNQEVVVKNLGPQLARLPGLAGISVLASGAVALIYNPVAVAAVHGEQARERQAAALAAPAHAAGADHGAPQEPLPMLAPVAPQVPLVLVVDDSITVRRVTQRLLQREGYRVSLAADGLQALERLQQERPAVVLSDIEMPRMDGFDLARNIRADDSMAGLPIIMITSRIAEKHRDYARTLGVNHYLGKPYSEEELLRLVRSYTSEPAALAVA, encoded by the coding sequence GTGTCGACTCAAACCCCTGCCACGGCCCCCCTCGCTGGCAACGTGCCGGCCACCGAAGACCTTGGGCCGCTGGCCTGGGTTCTGGGAGAAATCCAGAAATCCCTCGACAGCGTCGGCAAGTCGCTGCGGCGCTTCGTGCGCGACGTGGGCAATGCATCGGAACTCGAAAGCGGCCCGTTGCAGATGGCCCGCCAGCAGTTGCATCAATCGGTCGGTGCGCTGCAGATGGTGGGCAACAACGCGCCGGCGCTGGTGCTCGGCGCCATCGAATTCGCGGTGCAGGGCTTCATTGCCGAGCCGCAGCGCTGCACCGACAGTGCGGTCCAGAAGATCGAGCGCGCCGGCTTTGCCGTCACCGATTTCCTCAACGCGCTGCTGGCCGGCAAGGCCGTGTCGTCGGTCGCGCTGTTCCCGCAATACCGCGACGTGCTCGAACTGGTCGGCAACGAGCGCGTGCATCCGGCGGATCTGTGGAGCATTGCCTGGCGCTGGGTCGAAGTCCGGCCCGCGCTGACGCAGGCCGCGGTGTCCTATGACCCGGCCGTGCGTTCGCGGCTCGACCGCGAAGTGCTGCAGCTGGTCAAGACCGGCGACCCGCAGGCCGCCCGGCGGCTGCAGGCGCTGTGCCTGGGGCTCGGGCGCGGTGCGCTGCTGCCCCGCGTCGCCAGTTTCTGGACCCTGGCCGCGGGCTTCTTCGAGGCCCTGGCGCTGTCGCTGATTCCTGCCGATTCCTACGTGAAGCGCGCCGCTTCCCGCGTGCTGCTGCAGTACGCCACGCTGGCGCGCGGCGACAGCGTGGTGTCCGACCGCCTGGGCCAGGACCTGCTGTTCTTCTGTGCCCAGGCCGTGCCTGGCGCGCAGGACGAAGCCGCCACCCTGCGCACCGTCCGCACCGCCTGGGGCGTGGCCGGCGAGCAGCAGGTCGACTACACGGTCGAGCAGTTCGGCCGCTACGACCCGCTGGTGCTGGCGCAGGCGCGCAAGCGCATCGAAACCGCCAAGGAAATGTGGTCGGCGCTCTCGGGCGGCGACATCACCCGCACGCGCCAGGTGGCCGACACCTTCGCGCAGCTCGGCGAGTCGCTGCAGAAACTCCATCCGCCCATCCTGCCGATGGTGGATGCGCTCACGCACGCGGTCGAGGCCTCGGTGCGCTCCAGCCAGCCGCCCGATACCGAGCTGGCGATGGAAGTCGCCACCTCGGTGCTCTACCTGGAAGCCGCGCTCGAAGACCTGGACCCGAGCGATCCGCAGCTCACCTCCCGCACCCTGCAGCTGGCCGGCCGCATCGAGCGCGTGCGCGAAGGCGGGCATTCGGAGCCGCTCGAGCCCTGGATGGAGGACCTGTATCGCCGCGTGAGCGATCGCCAGACCATGGGCACCGTGGTCGACGAACTGCGCAGCCACCTGAGCGAGCTCGAGAAATCGCTCGACCAGTATTTCCGCCGCCCCGCCGAGAAGGGCCTGCTGCGCACCGTGCCGAGCCAGCTGCTGCAGATGCGCGGCGTGTTCTCCGTGCTGGGGCTCGACCAGGCCGCCGGCACCGTTCAGCGCATGCGCGACGATGTCGAGCAGATGCTGGTGGGCAACGCATCGCCGGTCGAGGAGATGCAGAGCTTCGACGCGCTCGGCAACAACCTGGGCGCGCTCGGCTTCCTGATCGACATGCTGGGCTACCAGCCGGCGCTCGCCAAGCGACTGTTCGTGTTCGACGCCGACGCCGGCGAACTCAAGCCGCTGATGGGCCGCCAGGCCGACACCGGTGCCGCGGAGACTGCGGCTCCTGGCGCTGCGCCCGCAGGCGCCGAAGCGGTGCTCAGCATCGAGGAGGTCGATGCACAGATCGCCTCCAAGCTCGCCGCGCTCGCCACGCCCAACCGCAAGGCGAAGGTGTCGCCCATCGAGGAATTCAGCCGCAAGGCCGACAGCTGGACCCACAAGATCGCCGGTCCCGCGGCCCTGCCCGATACCGAGGTGACCGAGCTCGAAGAAGACGACCTGCAGAACATCTTCCTCGACGAAGCCCGCGAGGTGGTGCAGAACGGCCTGGCCGCCATCGACGAGCTGGGCGGCCACCCCGACGACACCGAGGAGCTCACCATCCTGCGGCGTGCATTCCACACGCTCAAGGGCAGCTCGCGCATGGTCGGCCTGACCGACTTCGGCGATGCCGCCTGGTCGTTCGAGCAGGTGCTCAACACCTGGCTGGCCGACCAGCGCGCCGCCACGCCCGACCTGCTCACCGGCACCCGCAAGGCACTCGAGGAGTTCAGCCAGTGGGTCGAGGCCATTGCGTCCGGCGCCCAGCACGGCTGGCAGTCGGCGCATTTCAGCCGCGTGGCCAATGCCCTGCTGGCGGGCGAACCCGTGCCCACCGCCCCGGCGTGGGTGGCCGATGCCGACGCCCTGGCCGTGGCCGCACGCCACATTGCCGCGGAGCCGCCCCCGGCCGCTCCCGCTCCGATGCCGGAACCCGCGCAACTGCCGGAATTCGCCCAACTGCCGGAGCTGCCGGAGCTGCCGGAGCTGCCGGAGCTTCCGGAGTTGCCCGACCTGTCGCTCTCCCCCGCAGCGCCGGTGGAAACGGCGCCCGCTGCAGAACCCGAGCTGCCGCCACTGACGCCGCCGGCCGCTGCAAAGCCCGATGCCGACGACGACTTCGCATCGACCGATTTCCTCGACTTCGAATCCAGGCCGGCGCCGGCCACCGAACCGCTCGAGACCCTGGCCGAGAGCGGCGATTTCGATTTCCTGGCGCCCGCAAAGGTGCAGCCGCCGGTCCAGTCCATCGCTCGCTTCACGGCGGAACCCGCCGGCGAGCCCACGCCCGAACCCGCCGCGCCCGAATCGCCGGCCCTGGAGGGGCTGCCCGACCTCGACTGGACGACCGAAGTCGTGCCAGCGAGTGCGGACGAACCCGCCGCGCCCGCCGAAGAACCGGCACCGGTGCCGCCGGAAGAATCCGCAGCGGTGCCCGCGGAAGAACCCGTGGCCGCGCCGGCCTTGCTGCTGGAGCCGGAAGAACAACCCGCCGTTGCCGCAGCTGACGAAGCACCGGCCGCGGTTGCGGAACCTGCGTCCGCCGTCGCCGAAGAAATCGCCCCGCCGCCCGAGGCCGAGGAAACCGCCGAAGCCGCCGCTGCCTCCGGTGCCGAAGACCAGGTCAAGGTCATCGGGCCGCTGCGCATCGGCATTGCGCTCTACAACGTCTACCTCAACGAGGCCGACGAGTGGTCCAGGCAGCTCGCCACCGAAGTGGGCGAGTGGGCGCTCGAATCGCACGAGCGGCTGTCCGACTCGACCGTTGCCCTCGCGCATTCGCTGGCCGGCAGCTCGGCCACGGTCGGCTTCCACAGCCTGTCGGGCATGGCCCGCCTGCTCGAAGCCGCGCTGCAGCATCTGCAGATGCAGGGCAGCGGCTCGCGCGAGCAGGGCGTGGTGCTGGTGGCCGCGGCCGACGAGCTGCGCCGCCTGCTGCACCAGTTTGCCGTCGGCTTCCTGCGCGAACCGTCCGAAGGAACGCTCCAGGCGCTGCGCGACATTGCCGCCGCGCCGATGCCGGCCGAGGCGGCCGCGCGCGTCGAAGCCCGCCCGCTCCAGCATCTGGTGGCGCAGGGCGACGTGGCCGACGTGGCGCTGGACGATTCCGAAGACGCCATCGACATGGCCGATGCGGTCGACGTCGACCTGTTCCCCATCTTCGAGGAAGAGGCCGCGGAGCTGCTACCCCAGCTGGGCCAGGCGCTGCGCCAATGGGCGCACCACCCCGACGACAGCGCGCCGCGCGCCTCGGTGCTGCGCACGCTGCACACGCTCAAGGGCAGCGCCCGGCTGGCCGGCGCCATGCGCCTTGGCGAGCGCGCGCACCGCATGGAGTCCGAGATCGAAGTGCTGGGCACCCAGGGCGGCGCCGACCGGGCCGAAATCGAAAAGCTGCTCACGCGCCTGGATGCGCTGCAGGCCACCTTCGACGCCCTGCGCGCCGCGGACGATGCCACCCAGGCCGAAGTGGCCCAGCTGGTGGCGGCGGCCTCCGTGACCTCGCCGGGCGTGCAGCTGGTGCAGGTTCCTGCCGAATCGGGCGTGTCCGCCAACGACGAGACACTGGCCGCCGGCGAGGAGAGCGCCAGCCCGGCCGCGGAAACCGCCGCCGTGCCATCGCTCCTGCCGCGGCCGGCCCCCGCGCTGCTGGCGCCGCTGCGCGCGGTGTCGAGCCAGGCCGTGCGCATCCGCACCCAGCTGCTCGACCGCCTGGTGGCGCAGACCGGCGAGGTCATCATCACGCGATCGCGCCTCGAGGCCGAGCTCGGCCAGCTGCGCGGTTCGCTCTCCGACCTCACGGGCAACCTCGACCGCCTGCGCCAGCAGCTGCGCGACATCGAGGTGCAGGCCGAAAGCCAGATGCAATCGCGCCTGGCGCAAGCCAAGGATTCGCAGCAGAGCTTCGACCCGCTGGAGTTCGACCGCTTCACCCGCGTGCAGGAACTCACGCGCATGATGGCCGAGTCGGTGAACGACGTGGCCACCGTGCAGCGCACGCTGCAAAAGACGGTGCAGGCCACGGAAGACGACCTCAGCGTGCAGGCGCGCCAGACGCGCGAACTGCAGCGCGGCCTGCTGCGCACGCGCATGGTGGAGTTCGAGGGCATTTCCGACCGCCTCTACCGCGTGGTGCGCCAGGCCTCCAAGGACACCGGCAAGCAGGTGCGCCTGGACATCGTCGGCGGCTCCATCGAAATGGACCGCGGCGTGCTCGACCGCATGACGCCTGCCTTCGAGCACCTGCTGCGCAATTGCGTGGCGCACGGCATCGAGGACCCGGCCGCGCGCGAAAAAGCCGGCAAGGACGCCAACGGCCTGATCGTGATCGACCTGCACCAAGAGGGCAACGACGTCTCGGTGAGCTTCCGCGACGACGGCGCCGGCCTCGACCTCGGCCGCATCGCCGAGCGCGCCCGCACGCTCGGCCTGCTCGCGCCCGGCCAGGAACTGTCGCCCGAGGAAGCCACCGAGCTGATCTTCAAGCCCGGCTTCTCGACCGCCGGACAAGTGTCCGAGCTGGCCGGCCGCGGCATCGGCATGGACGTGGTGCGCGCACAGATCGCGGCGCTCGGCGGCCGCATCGAGACACACAGCGTTTCAGGCCAGGGCACCACCTTCAAGCTGGTGCTGCCGCTCACTACCGCGGTGACGCACGTGGTGATGCTGCGCGCGGGCGAGGTGTCGATCGGCGTGCCGTCGAACCTGGTCGAGCTGGTGCAGCGCGTGAGCAGCACCGAGCTCGAGGCGGCCTATCTGCACAACACCCATCCGTTCGGCAGCGAGCAGGTGCCCTTCTACTGGGCCGGCGCATTGCTGCAGGCCTCCGCGCGCAGCGAGCATCCCACGAGCCGGAACAACACCGTCGTGATCGTGCGAAGCGCGGCGCAGCGGGTGGGCCTGCATGTGGACGAAGTGCTGGGCAACCAGGAAGTCGTGGTCAAGAACCTCGGGCCGCAGCTGGCCCGGCTGCCGGGCCTGGCGGGCATCTCGGTGCTGGCTTCGGGCGCGGTGGCGCTCATCTACAACCCGGTGGCGGTGGCCGCGGTGCATGGCGAACAGGCGCGCGAGCGCCAGGCCGCCGCGCTGGCCGCGCCGGCGCATGCCGCCGGAGCCGACCACGGCGCACCGCAGGAACCGTTGCCGATGCTGGCCCCGGTGGCGCCGCAGGTGCCGCTGGTGCTGGTGGTCGACGACTCCATCACCGTGCGCCGCGTGACGCAGCGCCTGCTGCAGCGCGAAGGCTATCGCGTGTCGCTCGCGGCCGACGGCCTGCAGGCGCTCGAACGCCTGCAGCAGGAGCGACCGGCTGTGGTGCTTTCGGACATCGAGATGCCGCGCATGGACGGCTTCGACCTGGCGCGCAACATCCGCGCGGACGATTCGATGGCGGGCCTGCCGATCATCATGATCACCTCGCGCATCGCCGAGAAGCACCGCGACTACGCGCGCACGCTGGGCGTGAACCACTACCTCGGCAAGCCCTACTCGGAAGAAGAGCTGCTGCGCCTGGTGCGCAGCTACACCAGCGAGCCTGCCGCGCTGGCGGTGGCCTGA
- a CDS encoding methyl-accepting chemotaxis protein, producing the protein MSSIADKFKKLLPANSGNDKARVDGSGSISLDDVDTVQALEEKTVRLARKDGAPAAPLPAGFADEMLGGSEAANEAASPEGAQAQAAGGRAGSNPARQQRILAIMLAVVVLLLLLVAGSAILRAERLAQQVAATGQSLMQSQRLAKSISQALVGSAPAFVEVKDSADDLTRRVQGLTNGDDALRLERVGNQYDEDMAKINPLVVRADASAKVVLAQRQILTQVGAALRDINQQSSALLEMTETVASLKMQQNATLPEISAAGQLVMLTQRIGKSTNEFFTVEGVNPDAVFLLGKDLNTFQETTRGLLDGNAQQRFPGSKDPQTREQLAAILKTYEQMRTQASAILGNLQGLVAAREAQASILTDSEPLRKSLGELQDKLSARTGLGAGTIVMLFVLSLAALALAGAIGFVQVREGRERAAVAERERLSAEQASEEAGRINNANQAAILRLMNELQTVAEGDLTQEATVTEDITGAIADSVNYTVEELRLLVGNVQNTATRVAQTTSQVESTSTELLAASTEQLREIRETGQSVVTMAERINGVSSQAQESATVARQSLQAASSGLQAVQNAIGGMNSIRDQIQETSKRIKRLGESSQEIGEITELISDITEQTNVLALNAAIQAASAGEAGRGFSVVAEEVQRLAERSADATRQISALVKAIQTDTQDAVGAMERSTQGVVEGAKLSDNAGTALSEIDRVSRRLADLIEQISQSASREADSANVVAANIQHIFAVTEQTGEGTRNTAQQVRELSQMAEELRRSVARFKIA; encoded by the coding sequence GTGAGCTCGATCGCCGACAAGTTCAAGAAATTACTGCCCGCGAACAGCGGCAACGACAAGGCCCGCGTCGACGGCTCCGGTTCCATATCGCTCGACGACGTCGACACGGTTCAGGCGCTGGAGGAAAAGACCGTCCGGCTGGCCCGCAAGGACGGCGCGCCGGCCGCGCCGCTGCCTGCCGGCTTTGCCGACGAAATGCTCGGCGGCAGCGAGGCGGCCAACGAGGCGGCATCGCCCGAAGGCGCCCAGGCCCAGGCCGCGGGCGGCCGCGCGGGTTCGAACCCGGCGCGCCAGCAGCGCATCCTGGCCATCATGCTCGCGGTGGTGGTGCTGCTGCTGCTGCTGGTGGCCGGCTCCGCCATTCTTCGCGCCGAGCGCCTTGCGCAGCAGGTGGCCGCCACCGGCCAGTCGCTGATGCAGTCGCAGCGGCTCGCAAAATCGATCTCCCAGGCGCTCGTGGGCAGCGCCCCCGCGTTCGTCGAGGTGAAGGACAGCGCCGACGACCTCACGCGCCGCGTGCAGGGCCTGACCAACGGCGACGACGCCCTGCGCCTGGAGCGCGTGGGCAACCAGTACGACGAGGACATGGCCAAGATCAATCCGCTGGTCGTGCGTGCCGATGCCAGCGCCAAGGTCGTGCTGGCCCAGCGCCAGATCCTGACCCAGGTGGGTGCCGCGCTGCGCGACATCAACCAGCAGTCGTCCGCGCTGCTCGAAATGACGGAAACCGTCGCTTCGCTGAAGATGCAGCAGAACGCCACGCTGCCCGAGATTTCCGCAGCCGGCCAGCTGGTGATGCTGACCCAGCGCATCGGCAAGTCGACCAACGAATTCTTCACGGTCGAGGGCGTGAACCCCGACGCCGTGTTCCTGCTCGGCAAGGACCTGAACACCTTCCAGGAAACCACGCGCGGCCTGCTCGACGGCAATGCGCAGCAGCGCTTCCCCGGCTCGAAAGACCCGCAGACCCGCGAGCAGCTCGCAGCCATTCTCAAGACCTACGAGCAGATGCGCACGCAGGCCTCGGCCATTCTGGGCAACCTGCAGGGCCTGGTGGCGGCGCGCGAGGCGCAGGCGTCCATCCTGACCGACAGCGAACCGCTGCGCAAATCGCTCGGCGAACTGCAGGACAAGCTGTCCGCGCGCACCGGCCTGGGCGCCGGAACGATCGTGATGCTGTTCGTGCTCTCGCTGGCCGCCCTGGCCCTGGCCGGCGCCATCGGTTTCGTGCAGGTGCGCGAAGGCCGCGAACGTGCCGCCGTTGCCGAGCGCGAGCGTCTCTCGGCCGAACAGGCCAGCGAAGAGGCCGGCCGCATCAACAACGCCAACCAGGCCGCCATTCTTCGGCTGATGAACGAACTGCAGACGGTGGCCGAAGGCGACCTGACGCAGGAAGCCACCGTGACCGAGGACATCACCGGCGCCATCGCCGACTCGGTGAACTACACGGTGGAAGAACTGCGCTTGCTGGTGGGCAACGTGCAGAACACGGCAACCCGCGTGGCGCAGACCACGTCGCAGGTGGAAAGCACCTCGACCGAGCTGCTCGCCGCCTCGACCGAACAGCTGCGCGAGATTCGCGAAACCGGCCAGTCGGTGGTGACCATGGCCGAGCGGATCAACGGCGTGTCCTCGCAGGCACAGGAGTCCGCCACGGTGGCGCGCCAGTCGCTGCAGGCTGCGTCTTCGGGCCTGCAGGCCGTGCAGAACGCCATCGGCGGCATGAACTCCATCCGCGACCAGATCCAGGAAACCTCCAAGCGCATCAAGCGCCTGGGCGAGTCGTCGCAGGAGATCGGTGAAATCACCGAGCTGATCTCGGACATCACCGAGCAGACGAACGTGCTGGCACTGAACGCCGCCATCCAGGCCGCATCGGCCGGTGAAGCCGGCCGCGGCTTCTCGGTGGTGGCGGAAGAAGTGCAGCGCCTCGCTGAACGCTCCGCAGACGCCACGCGCCAGATCTCGGCGCTGGTGAAGGCCATTCAGACCGACACGCAGGACGCGGTGGGCGCCATGGAGCGTTCCACGCAGGGTGTGGTCGAAGGGGCCAAGCTGTCCGACAATGCCGGTACCGCGCTGTCCGAGATCGACCGCGTGTCGCGCCGGCTTGCAGACCTCATCGAGCAGATTTCGCAGTCCGCCTCCCGCGAAGCCGATTCGGCCAACGTGGTGGCCGCCAACATCCAGCACATTTTTGCCGTGACCGAGCAGACCGGAGAAGGTACCCGCAACACCGCCCAACAGGTGCGCGAGCTGTCGCAGATGGCCGAAGAACTGCGCCGCTCGGTGGCCCGTTTCAAGATCGCCTGA
- a CDS encoding chemotaxis protein CheW, with the protein MANRDALRAFQSRLASRLQAARTTGVAAAWLAVEAGEGKYLFPLGHAGEIFPWTPPQPVPYTQPWFLGVANLRGGLYGVVHLSAFASGAPDNTAATEAARMQSRLVALNELLEVNCALLVDRLAGLRGAEAFTASEPPDAQAPVWLGHLYTDAAGERWQEVNLQALSQQPEFLSIGA; encoded by the coding sequence ATGGCCAATCGCGACGCTCTCCGAGCCTTCCAGTCCCGGCTTGCGAGCCGCCTGCAGGCTGCGCGCACGACCGGCGTCGCCGCCGCGTGGCTCGCGGTCGAGGCGGGCGAGGGCAAGTACCTGTTCCCACTCGGCCACGCGGGAGAAATCTTCCCGTGGACGCCGCCCCAGCCCGTGCCCTACACGCAGCCCTGGTTCCTGGGCGTTGCCAACCTGCGCGGCGGCCTCTATGGCGTGGTGCACCTGTCGGCATTCGCCTCGGGCGCGCCGGACAACACGGCCGCCACCGAGGCGGCCCGCATGCAATCGCGGCTCGTTGCCTTGAACGAGCTGCTCGAAGTGAACTGCGCACTGCTGGTCGACCGGCTGGCGGGACTGCGCGGCGCCGAGGCCTTCACGGCTTCGGAGCCGCCGGATGCGCAAGCACCCGTCTGGCTGGGGCATCTTTACACCGATGCGGCGGGCGAGCGCTGGCAGGAAGTCAACCTGCAGGCGCTTTCGCAGCAGCCCGAGTTTTTGAGTATTGGCGCCTAG
- a CDS encoding response regulator: protein MPIRKILVVDDSKTELVFLSDLLQKNGFAVKTAENAEDAMRRLEEDQPDLILMDVVMPGQNGFQLTRAIARDPQYAAIPIILCTSKNQETDRVWGMRQGARDYIVKPVNAAELMSKISALA, encoded by the coding sequence ATGCCCATTCGAAAAATCCTCGTCGTCGACGACTCCAAGACGGAACTGGTGTTCCTCTCGGACCTGCTCCAGAAGAACGGCTTTGCCGTCAAGACCGCCGAAAACGCCGAAGACGCCATGCGCCGTCTCGAGGAGGACCAGCCCGACCTGATCCTCATGGACGTCGTCATGCCCGGCCAGAACGGCTTCCAGCTGACGCGCGCCATTGCCCGCGATCCGCAGTACGCCGCCATTCCGATCATCCTGTGCACCAGCAAGAACCAGGAAACCGATCGCGTCTGGGGCATGCGCCAGGGCGCCCGCGACTACATCGTGAAGCCGGTCAACGCGGCCGAGCTGATGTCCAAGATCAGCGCGCTGGCCTGA
- a CDS encoding response regulator has protein sequence MGPNGSGYKVLVIDDSNTIRRSAEIFLKQGGHEVLLAEDGFDALSKVNDHKPHLIFCDILMPRLDGYQTCAIIKRNAHFSNVPVVMLSSKDGVFDKARGRMVGSQDYLTKPFTKDQLLQAVQQFGIVQQEVQ, from the coding sequence ATGGGGCCGAATGGATCAGGTTACAAGGTGCTTGTCATCGACGACAGCAATACGATCCGGCGCAGTGCCGAAATATTTCTGAAGCAGGGCGGGCACGAGGTTCTTCTCGCGGAAGACGGCTTCGACGCGCTCTCCAAGGTTAACGACCACAAGCCGCATCTGATTTTCTGCGACATCCTGATGCCGCGCCTGGACGGCTACCAGACCTGCGCCATCATCAAGCGCAACGCTCATTTCTCCAATGTTCCGGTCGTGATGCTTTCTTCGAAGGATGGCGTCTTTGACAAGGCTCGCGGCCGCATGGTCGGGTCGCAAGACTACCTGACCAAACCTTTCACCAAAGACCAGCTGCTGCAGGCCGTGCAGCAGTTTGGCATCGTTCAACAGGAAGTGCAGTAA
- a CDS encoding rubredoxin, producing MNTKTWMCLICGWIYDEAVGVPEDGIAAGTAWADVPMNWTCPECGARKEDFEMVEI from the coding sequence ATGAATACGAAAACTTGGATGTGCCTGATTTGTGGGTGGATCTATGACGAAGCGGTTGGTGTACCGGAAGATGGCATCGCGGCAGGCACGGCCTGGGCGGATGTCCCGATGAACTGGACCTGTCCTGAGTGCGGTGCGCGCAAGGAAGACTTCGAAATGGTTGAAATCTGA
- the thiD gene encoding bifunctional hydroxymethylpyrimidine kinase/phosphomethylpyrimidine kinase, whose amino-acid sequence MTIYLHPADSARKPGNLNDPPQEAEEVAERDLNPPCVLVFNASDPSGAGGLGADALAMASVGAHMLPVVTGAYARDTAEIFDHFAFEEEAIAEQARAILEDVEVQLIKVGFVGTPEALSTIAETASDYPEVPLVAYMPNLSWWDENLIEGYLDAFRELLLPQATVLVGNHSTLWRWLLPDWSGERPPGARDIAKAAGEFGVPYTLVTGMVLPDQFIDNVLASPQSVLASEKYERLEAVFAGAGDTLSAALAALLASGTDLVAATTEALAYMDRCLDAGFRPGMGHVLPDRLFWAEPEDDEDDDEDPDAPPDFALPPHDTRH is encoded by the coding sequence ATGACCATCTACTTACATCCAGCAGACAGCGCCCGCAAACCGGGCAATCTTAACGACCCCCCGCAGGAAGCCGAAGAGGTGGCCGAGCGCGACCTGAACCCGCCCTGCGTGCTGGTCTTCAATGCCAGCGACCCGAGCGGCGCGGGCGGCCTGGGCGCCGATGCGCTGGCCATGGCCTCGGTCGGCGCGCACATGCTGCCGGTGGTCACGGGCGCCTATGCGCGCGATACCGCCGAGATATTCGACCATTTCGCCTTCGAGGAAGAAGCCATCGCCGAACAGGCGCGCGCCATCCTCGAGGACGTGGAGGTCCAGCTCATCAAGGTGGGCTTCGTCGGGACGCCCGAGGCCCTGAGCACCATCGCCGAGACCGCCTCCGACTATCCCGAGGTGCCGCTGGTGGCCTACATGCCCAATCTTTCCTGGTGGGACGAAAACCTGATCGAGGGCTATCTCGACGCTTTTCGCGAACTGCTCCTGCCCCAGGCCACAGTGTTGGTTGGAAACCACAGTACGCTGTGGCGCTGGCTGCTTCCCGACTGGAGCGGCGAGCGTCCGCCCGGCGCGCGCGACATCGCCAAGGCCGCCGGCGAGTTCGGCGTGCCCTACACCCTGGTCACCGGCATGGTGCTGCCCGACCAGTTCATCGACAACGTACTGGCCTCCCCGCAGTCCGTGCTCGCCAGCGAGAAATACGAGCGGCTCGAAGCCGTCTTCGCCGGCGCGGGCGACACGCTGTCGGCCGCACTGGCCGCCCTGCTCGCGAGCGGCACCGACCTGGTGGCCGCCACCACCGAAGCCCTGGCCTACATGGACCGCTGCCTCGACGCGGGCTTTCGGCCCGGCATGGGCCACGTGCTGCCCGACCGCCTGTTCTGGGCCGAGCCGGAGGACGACGAAGACGACGATGAAGATCCCGACGCGCCCCCAGACTTTGCCCTGCCACCTCACGACACCCGACACTGA